In Clostridium sp. DL-VIII, the following proteins share a genomic window:
- a CDS encoding prenyltransferase, whose translation MTFKSIVKLMDIKTLVAGLIPVTLGSVYSKYAFQKLNIFYFILLVIAMILIQSATNMINDYFDFKRGADDKKSSEEKALVSGEITPKQVLFIIFSYQLIALIIGIFIASQTSYYILLVAIFGGLISLFYAFGPLPISYTPIGEFVSGATMGMGITSTVIYIQSGILNLSTVLVTVPTAVFIGTILLTNNLSDIEEDRESGRKTLPIIIGRKNAERLWIFNVLMLVILTFGLVLLHIYPIIALVPVLFLFPYKSVLSFLSYKKSIITKGRSMGLIGKIGLKYHLAVVIGLLAASAL comes from the coding sequence ATGACTTTTAAATCAATAGTAAAACTTATGGATATAAAAACTCTTGTTGCAGGATTGATTCCTGTAACTTTAGGTTCAGTTTATTCCAAATATGCTTTTCAAAAGTTAAATATATTTTATTTTATATTATTAGTAATTGCTATGATATTAATTCAAAGTGCTACAAATATGATTAATGATTACTTTGATTTTAAACGTGGAGCTGATGATAAAAAAAGTAGTGAAGAGAAAGCCTTAGTAAGTGGAGAGATTACTCCTAAACAAGTTTTGTTTATAATATTTTCATATCAATTAATTGCTCTTATAATTGGTATTTTTATAGCTAGTCAAACAAGTTATTATATATTGCTGGTTGCAATTTTTGGTGGGCTTATTTCACTTTTTTATGCATTTGGACCTTTACCTATTTCTTATACTCCAATTGGTGAATTTGTGTCAGGAGCTACTATGGGGATGGGAATAACAAGTACAGTGATTTATATTCAATCAGGTATATTAAATTTAAGTACAGTTTTAGTTACGGTTCCAACAGCAGTATTTATTGGAACTATATTATTAACTAATAATTTAAGTGATATAGAAGAGGATAGGGAATCTGGAAGAAAAACTCTGCCTATTATTATAGGGAGAAAAAATGCTGAGCGGTTATGGATCTTTAACGTGTTAATGCTAGTTATTTTAACCTTTGGATTGGTGTTATTACACATTTACCCTATTATTGCATTAGTGCCTGTTCTTTTTCTATTTCCTTATAAATCTGTTTTAAGCTTTTTATCATATAAAAAGAGTATCATAACAAAAGGAAGAAGTATGGGGCTAATAGGCAAAATTGGATTAAAGTATCACTTAGCTGTGGTTATTGGATTATTAGCGGCAAGTGCACTATAA
- a CDS encoding PaaI family thioesterase yields MNLIEGLNIEYIHVYENTLEAKMNLTDFHDQTFGYLHGGATIAFGETIAGYASIRKINKDQAAVGQSITANHMKAKKIEGYIIAKGRLLHMGKISHVWNIEMFDENNILISCVTVTNAIIKQNKDNS; encoded by the coding sequence ATGAATTTAATAGAAGGTTTAAATATTGAATATATCCATGTATATGAAAACACACTTGAAGCAAAAATGAACTTAACTGATTTTCATGATCAAACTTTCGGATATCTGCATGGAGGAGCAACAATTGCTTTTGGAGAAACAATTGCAGGTTATGCTTCAATTAGAAAGATAAATAAGGATCAAGCAGCTGTGGGGCAAAGTATAACTGCAAATCATATGAAAGCTAAAAAAATAGAAGGATATATTATAGCAAAAGGCAGATTACTACATATGGGAAAAATATCTCATGTGTGGAATATTGAGATGTTTGATGAAAATAATATATTAATTTCATGTGTAACGGTTACAAATGCTATCATTAAGCAAAACAAAGATAATAGTTAA
- the menC gene encoding o-succinylbenzoate synthase yields MQVKKIELFHIRMPLNFNFKTSQTSINYRETIIVKVYDEFNNKGYGEVVSFNDPFYTNETLAISKEVLINKYIPKLIFKSIEHPYDIHKNIEAEYPMALAGLENALMDLYSKRNRKSIMELALNEKTNEQIYAGIVLGDLESSKIIKQIEVYKKAGYTRFKIKIKPEDGFEKLKAIREIYSDIKLLADANKSYSIEQINELKKFDELNLLCIEEPLDSESFLDYQKLQKELKTPICLDESIQTVKDLNAAIKLKAFKALNIKIGRVGGLYYAKQMIELCRENNIKYWIGSMVESGISKVLHVHLASLQDTYIPGDLSSSKRYFERDVIKPEIIAENGIIKVPKGYGLGVKVKEEVLKDLTIDYFKNGW; encoded by the coding sequence ATGCAGGTAAAGAAAATAGAGCTTTTTCATATTAGAATGCCTTTGAACTTTAATTTTAAAACCTCACAAACTTCTATAAATTATCGAGAAACAATAATAGTTAAGGTTTATGATGAATTTAATAACAAAGGCTATGGTGAAGTAGTTTCATTTAATGATCCATTTTACACTAATGAAACATTGGCAATTTCTAAAGAGGTATTAATAAATAAATATATTCCAAAGTTAATCTTTAAATCTATAGAGCATCCTTATGATATACACAAGAATATTGAAGCAGAATATCCAATGGCACTTGCAGGTTTAGAGAACGCCCTTATGGATTTGTATTCTAAAAGAAATAGGAAATCAATTATGGAGCTTGCACTTAATGAAAAAACGAATGAACAGATATATGCAGGAATAGTGCTTGGAGACTTAGAAAGTTCAAAGATTATAAAGCAGATTGAAGTCTATAAGAAGGCAGGATATACTCGTTTTAAAATAAAGATAAAACCAGAAGATGGGTTTGAAAAATTAAAAGCAATTAGAGAGATATATTCTGACATAAAACTACTGGCAGATGCTAATAAAAGTTATAGCATTGAACAAATTAATGAACTAAAGAAGTTCGATGAATTAAATTTACTATGCATAGAAGAACCATTAGATTCAGAAAGTTTTTTAGATTATCAAAAGCTTCAAAAAGAACTTAAGACTCCAATATGTTTAGATGAAAGTATCCAAACAGTTAAAGATTTAAATGCTGCAATCAAGTTAAAGGCATTTAAAGCGCTTAATATAAAAATAGGGCGAGTTGGGGGCTTATATTATGCAAAGCAGATGATTGAATTATGCAGAGAAAACAACATTAAATATTGGATTGGAAGTATGGTTGAAAGTGGTATTTCTAAGGTATTACATGTTCATTTGGCGAGTCTGCAGGATACTTATATTCCTGGAGATTTATCATCGTCAAAGCGTTATTTTGAAAGAGATGTAATAAAACCGGAAATTATAGCTGAAAATGGCATTATTAAAGTACCAAAAGGCTATGGATTAGGAGTGAAGGTTAAGGAAGAGGTTTTAAAAGACCTTACAATAGATTATTTTAAAAATGGATGGTGA